The following proteins come from a genomic window of Panicum hallii strain FIL2 chromosome 8, PHallii_v3.1, whole genome shotgun sequence:
- the LOC112903488 gene encoding mRNA turnover protein 4 homolog, whose product MPKSKRNRPVTLSKTKKKPGLERKGKVVAEIKDAVDQYSSAYVFTYDNMRNQKLKDLREQLKSSSRIFLAGKKVMQIALGRSPADEAKTGLHKLSKFLQGDSGLFFTNLPRDEVERLFREFEEHDFARTGSTATETVELKEGPLEQFTHEMEPFLRKQGLPVRLNRGVVELVADHVVCEEGKPLSPEAAQTLRLLGIQMATFQLYLVCRWSCDDFEVYKEGLAHLGANDDSA is encoded by the exons ATGCCGAAATCTAAGCGCAACCGCCCAG TGACCTTATCAAAGACCAAGAAGAAGCCAGGTTTAGAGCGCAAGGGCAAAGTAGTAGCCGAGATAAAAGATGCCGTCGACCAATACAGCAGCGCCTATGTTTTTACCTACGATAACATGAGGAATCAGAAGCTCAAGGATCTCAGGGAGCAGCTCAAATCATCTAGCAG GATATTTCTTGCTGGAAAGAAGGTTATGCAGATAGCGTTGGGGCGGTCACCTGCTGATGAAGCTAAAACAGGCCTCCACAAACTTTCCAAG TTCCTTCAAGGTGACTCGGGTCTGTTCTTTACCAATCTTCCAAGGGATGAAGTTGAGAG GCTGTTTCGAGAATTTGAGGAGCATGATTTTGCAAGGACAGGAAGCACTGCCACAGAAACG GTGGAGCTTAAGGAAGGCCCTCTGGAACAGTTTACACATGAAATGGAACCTTTTCTACGCAAGCAAGGACTACCAGTTCGCTTGAACAGAG GCGTTGTAGAGTTAGTTGCAGATCATGTAGTTTGCGAGGAAGGAAAACCCCTTTCACCAGAAGCAGCGCAGACTCTG CGCTTGCTCGGGATCCAGATGGCAACATTCCAGCTATACCTTGTGTGTCGCTGGTCCTGTGATGACTTTGAAGTGTACAAAGAAGGCTTGGCGCACCTAGGAGCTAATGATGATTCTGCTTAA
- the LOC112902701 gene encoding probable phytol kinase 2, chloroplastic — MWTENPLVRDAGAAVLTGLAAAVVLRLWEEVASRALLEQKLCRKLVHITVGLVYFLMWPLFSSDDVYAPFLAPLIIVINIIKVTVIGVGVVKDEGVVNSMTRHGDYRELLKGPLYYACAITLTTIVFWRTSPISIAVICNLCAGDGVADIAGRRFGQVKLPHNPEKSYAGSIAMFMAGFIASVLYMCYFNIFGFVEKSWTMVGAFGAISLAAAVVESLPISTRLDDNLTVPLASVLVGALVLYFIGATNLCCMSTDDSSSSSSLSAVAEMVFAGSRSSK, encoded by the exons ATGTGGACGGAGAACCCGCTGGTCCgggacgccggcgccgccgtgctCACCGGACTCGCCGCGGCTGTCGTGCTCCGCTTATGGGAGGAGGTCGCCAGCCGCGCGCTGCTGGAGCAG AAACTTTGCAGGAAACTGGTGCACATAACTGTTGGATTAGTGTATTTCCTCATGTGGCCTTTGTTCAG TTCAGATGATGTGTATGCCCCGTTTCTTGCTCCGCTTATTATCGTAATCAACATCATAAAGGTGACAGTGATTGGGGTTGGTGTGGTTAAAGATGAAGGCGTGGTTAACTCGATGACCAGGCATGGGGACTACAGGGAACTACTCAAGGGTCCCTTGTATTATGCCTGTGCTATAACTCTGACAACAATAGTGTTCTGGAGGACATCACCCATCTCAATCGCCGTGATCTGCAATTTGTGTGCGGGAGATG GTGTTGCTGACATAGCTGGGAGACGATTTGGGCAAGTGAAGCTCCCTCACAACCCTGAAAAATCGTATGCTGGCAGCATTGCGATGTTCATGGCTGGTTTCATCGCGTCAGTGCT GTACATGTGCTACTTCAACATTTTCGGGTTTGTTGAGAAGAGCTGGACTATGGTTGGTGCCTTTGGTGCCATATCCCTTGCTGCAGCAGTTGTGGAGTCGCTGCCGATCAGCACACGCCTTGACGACAACCTGACGGTTCCTCTGGCATCTGTGCTGGTCGGTGCCCTGGTTTTGTACTTCATTGGAGCCACAAACCTGTGCTGCATGAGCACTgatgacagcagcagcagcagcagcctttCAGCAGTCGCTGAGATGGTGTTTGCAGGCAGCAGGAGCAGCAAGTAG